A window of Cryptomeria japonica chromosome 3, Sugi_1.0, whole genome shotgun sequence contains these coding sequences:
- the LOC131042660 gene encoding kinesin-like protein KIN-7O yields MEKISVLVRVRPLDKQEVSKGSACTIKGNTIVLTPQSSKFDFDRVFGEDSKTSEIYEAHTKEIVAAAVQGFNGTVFAYGQTSSGKTHTMRGSPAELGVIPLAVQDVFRNIMEAEDREFLLRMSYMEIYNEEINDLLAPEHRKLQIHESLERGIFVAGLREEIVGSPEQVLQLMDFGESHRHIGETNMNVYSSRSHTIFRMVIESRDKNEDDSADTSCDAVRVSVLNLVDLAGSERVAKTGAEGARLKEGSHINKSLMTLGTVINKLSEGVEIQGGHVPYRDSKLTRILQPALGGNAKTAIICNITPALIHVDETKGTLQFASRALRVTNCAKVNEVLTDAALLKRQKKEIEDLRAKLQGSHSEHMSEEILNLRNTLLQSELERERIALELQEEKRVQAERERQLKEQAQRIENLSTIVLYSAMDDREKCAKKNNRRETWCPNTLSNDFSQEDPTWSSKENLGKIVPGKRKRDLPPPFQKLCEEEESSCNTSLKGPDSASGQVVLKDDMNIPSSWTECALPDASLSVNVTDRKKKPAVESMTLSEARDELLELQTRYQDLECKCENQRKVKDSEIENLKKRLAKAEAAAYKQQKVDNLHLGRSTDGRGKSLSGLESEYMNKQLEDQIKTLDNQMLYMQQDLDRHLELAKEEKENAKRALEEENLKLVKETTRLEMRLKITRAKLDASRGRFEELVNEMDFMHHKFKEATRNLKEQLVAARLESFELKKKLMAVE; encoded by the exons ATGGAGAAAATATCAGTTTTGGTTCGTGTAAGGCCACTGGATAAACAGGAAGTATCAAAAGGAAGCGCGTGCACAATTAAAGGAAACACCATTGTTTTAACTCCTCAATCATCCAAGTTTGATTTCG ACAGAGTGTTTGGGGAAGATTCAAAGACTTCAGAGATCTATGAAGCGCATACGAAAGAAATTGTAGCTGCAGCTGTTCAAGGGTTTAATG GGACAGTGTTTGCTTATGGACAGACTAGTAGTGGAAAAACCCATACAATGCGAGGTTCTCCAGCTGAACTTGGCGTCATTCCTCTTGCTGTCCAGGATGTTTTTAGGAACATCATGGAG GCAGAGGATAGGGAGTTTCTTCTACGCATGTCTTACATGGAAATCTACAATGAGGAAATAAATGACTTGCTTGCCCCCGAGCATAGAAAGTTGCAAATACATGAGAGTTTGGAG CGTGGAATCTTTGTAGCTGGATTGAGGGAGGAAATTGTTGGTAGTCCAGAGCAGGTTCTTCAACTTATGGATTTCGGAGAAT CTCATCGTCACATTGGAGAGACCAACATGAATGTTTACAGCAGCAGGTCTCATACTATTTTTCGTATG GTGATTGAAAGCagggataagaatgaagatgattctGCGGACACATCATGTGATGCAGTTCGAGTGTCAGTTCTA AATTTAGTTGATTTAGCTGGTTCAGAGCGTGTTGCAAAAACTGGTGCTGAAGGTGCACGCTTGAAGGAAGGATCACACATAAATAAGAGTCTGATGACTCTTGGAACTGTTATTAACAAGCTGAGTGAAGGTGTGGAAATCCAGGG AGGACATGTTCCATATCGTGATAGTAAACTGACTAGAATTTTGCAGCCTGCGTTGGGTGGTAATGCAAAGACTGCTATTATATGTAATATCACACCTGCATTG ATTCATGTTGACGAAACTAAGGGGACGCTTCAGTTTGCAAGCAGGGCATTACGTGTCACAAACTGTGCTAAAGTCAATGAG GTCTTAACAGATGCTGCACTATTAAAGAGGCagaaaaaggagattgaagatttaCGTGCCAAGTTGCAG GGATCTCATTCAGAGCATATGTCAGAAGAAATATTGAACCTGCGCAACACATTGTTGCAG AGTGAGTTGGAGAGGGAGCGCATTGCTTTAGAGTTACAAGAAGAGAAGAGAGTACAGGCTGAACGTGAACGCCAATTAAAGGAGCAAGCTCAAAGAATTGagaacttgagtacaattgttTTATATTCGGCCATGGACGACAGAGAGAAGTGTGCTAAAAAG AATAACAGACGTGAAACATGGTGCCCAAATACTTTATCAAATGATTTTTCACAGGAG GATCCAACTTGGTCTTCGAAAGAAAATTTGGGTAAAATAGTTCCTGGAAAGAGAAAAAGGGATTTGCCACCTCCTTTTCAGAAGTTATGTGAAGAGGAGGAATCAAGTTGCAATACTTCCTTGAAAGGCCCTGACAGTGCATCTGGTCAAGTAGTCCTGAAAGATGACATGAATATCCCAAGTTCATGGACTGAATGTGCTCTTCCAGATGCAAGTTTATCTGTAAATGTAACTGATAGAAAGAAAAAGCCCGCAGTAGAGAGTATGACATTAAGTGAG GCAAGAGATGAGCTTTTAGAACTACAAACAAGATACCAGGAtttagagtgcaaatgtgaaaaccaG AGAAAAGTAAAAGATTCCgaaatagaaaatttaaaaaaacgGTTAGCTAAAGCTGAAGCTGCTGCATATAAGCAACAAAAGGTTGATAACCTCCATCTTGGACGCTCTACTGATGGAAGAGGCAAAAGTTTGAGTGGATTGGAATCTGAATACATGAATAAACAGCTCGAGGATCAG ATCAAAACCTTAGACAATCAAATGTTATACATGCAGCAAGATTTAGACAGACATTTAGAACTAgccaaagaagagaaagaaaatgcaaaaagGGCTCTAGAAGAG GAAAACCTGAAGCTAGTCAAGGAAACAACAAGGCTTGAAATGCGGCTAAAAATAACAAGGGCAAAGCTGGATGCCTCCCGTGGTAGATTTGAAGAGCTAGTTAATGAAATGGACTTTATGCATCATAAATTCAAGGAGGCTACAAGAAATCTCAAGGAACAACTTGTTGCAGCTAGACTTGAATCATTTGAATTGAAAAAGAAGCTTATGGCTGTGGAGTGA